A single region of the Streptomyces sp. ITFR-16 genome encodes:
- a CDS encoding type I polyketide synthase codes for MSNEDKLRDYLKRTTADLRQARRRIKELEDKEHEPIAIVAMGCRFPGGADSPEALWRLVAEETDAVSDFPEDRGWDTERLYDPDPDRAGTTYTREGGFLEGAGAFDAPFFGMGPREAVATDPQHRQLLEVAWETLERAGIAPGSLRGSRTGVFAGVVSQAYVPPPERVPEGFEGHLMTGNATSVASGRIAYHLGLEGPAVTLDTACSSSLVAMHLAAQSLRRGESDLALAGGVTVMATPLLLVEFSRQRGLAPDARCKAFDAAADGTGFSEGVGLVLLERLSDARRNGRRVLAVLRGSAVNQDGASNGLTAPNGPTQVRVIQQALASARLAPQQVDAVEAHGTGTRLGDPIEAQALLAAYGQGRPEGEPLLLGSLKSNIGHTQAAAGVAGVIKMVEAMRHGVLPRTLHVTEPTPHVDWASGSVELLTEAVAWPDRGRPRRAGVSSFGISGTNAHVILEQADAMDGPGDEDSAAADGGPADGPGPLPEPPAPWPLSARTESALRAQAGRLHGHLAAAPGLRAHDVGRTLALGRTAFRHRAVVLPGDRDEQLAALAALASGGRPARAVYGSAAAPPPTAYLFTGQGSQRPRMGAELYELRPVFAKALDEVCEAFEPVLAHPLKSLLFAAEGSPEAALLERTEYAQPALFAIETALFRLLEQSLPAPGQVAGHSIGGLAAVHAAGALSLEDACTLVAARGRLMQAMPGGGAMVACEASEEEVLDVLAGYAGRVEVAAVNGPLSTVVSGDADAVAEVADGFRERGRRTHRLRVSHAFHSHHMDGALDELRAVVARLRFSEPLIPVVSDLTGRLTGLDELRQPDYWARQLRSPVRFGDAVVTLAGGGATAFVEVGPDAVLTPLVAASLPGSAPLVVPAQVRDRRGEETFAVALSALHAAGAEVRWESWYAEQAAPPAELPVYPFEHTHHWWPAPAGEVRRERPAPEPEATPSPEAPAGEGSLLDLVRLHAAHVLGHDSPESIAAEDNFLDIGFSSFTALEVRNRLCEATGLLLPPVLLFDHPTPSAVAGFIRDELAAA; via the coding sequence ATGAGTAACGAGGACAAGCTCCGCGACTACCTGAAACGGACCACGGCCGACCTCCGGCAGGCCCGGCGCAGGATCAAGGAGCTGGAGGACAAGGAGCACGAGCCGATCGCGATCGTGGCGATGGGCTGCCGGTTCCCGGGCGGCGCCGATTCGCCGGAGGCCCTGTGGCGGCTGGTGGCCGAGGAGACGGACGCGGTGTCCGACTTCCCCGAGGACCGGGGCTGGGACACGGAGCGGCTCTACGACCCCGATCCGGACCGCGCCGGGACCACGTACACCCGCGAGGGCGGGTTCCTGGAGGGCGCGGGAGCCTTCGACGCGCCGTTCTTCGGCATGGGTCCGAGGGAGGCCGTCGCGACCGATCCCCAGCACCGGCAGCTCCTGGAAGTGGCGTGGGAGACCCTGGAGCGTGCCGGGATCGCCCCGGGGTCCCTGCGCGGCAGCCGTACGGGTGTGTTCGCCGGGGTGGTGTCGCAGGCGTACGTGCCGCCGCCGGAGCGGGTGCCCGAGGGGTTCGAGGGACATCTGATGACGGGGAACGCGACGAGTGTCGCGTCCGGCCGGATCGCCTACCACCTCGGTCTGGAGGGCCCGGCGGTCACGCTCGACACCGCGTGCTCGTCCTCGCTCGTGGCGATGCACCTGGCGGCGCAGTCGCTGCGGCGCGGCGAGAGCGATCTGGCGCTGGCGGGCGGGGTCACCGTGATGGCCACCCCGCTGCTCCTGGTCGAGTTCAGCCGGCAGCGCGGGCTGGCCCCCGACGCCCGCTGCAAGGCCTTCGACGCGGCGGCCGACGGCACGGGGTTCTCCGAGGGCGTCGGTCTGGTGCTGCTGGAGCGGCTGTCCGACGCGCGCCGCAACGGCCGCCGGGTCCTCGCCGTGCTGCGCGGTTCGGCGGTCAACCAGGACGGGGCGAGCAACGGCCTCACCGCGCCCAACGGCCCGACGCAGGTCCGGGTCATCCAGCAGGCGCTGGCCTCCGCCCGGCTCGCCCCGCAGCAGGTGGACGCGGTCGAGGCGCACGGTACGGGGACCCGGCTCGGCGACCCGATCGAGGCGCAGGCCCTGCTGGCGGCCTACGGTCAGGGGCGCCCGGAGGGTGAGCCGCTGCTGCTGGGGTCGCTCAAGTCGAACATCGGCCACACCCAGGCGGCGGCCGGGGTGGCCGGGGTCATCAAGATGGTGGAGGCGATGCGCCACGGGGTGCTGCCGCGCACCCTGCATGTGACGGAGCCGACGCCGCACGTGGACTGGGCGTCCGGCTCCGTGGAACTGCTCACCGAGGCGGTCGCGTGGCCCGACCGGGGGCGTCCGCGCCGCGCCGGGGTGTCGTCCTTCGGGATCAGCGGCACCAACGCGCACGTCATTCTGGAACAGGCCGACGCCATGGACGGGCCGGGGGACGAGGACTCAGCGGCGGCGGACGGCGGCCCGGCGGACGGGCCCGGTCCTCTGCCGGAGCCCCCGGCCCCCTGGCCGCTGTCGGCCCGTACGGAGTCGGCGCTGCGGGCCCAGGCCGGCCGGCTGCACGGCCATCTGGCCGCCGCGCCCGGGCTGCGGGCGCACGACGTGGGCCGGACGCTGGCCCTCGGGCGTACGGCGTTCCGTCACCGTGCGGTGGTCCTGCCGGGCGACCGTGACGAGCAGTTGGCGGCGCTGGCCGCGCTGGCGTCGGGCGGCAGGCCGGCCCGGGCGGTGTACGGCAGCGCTGCGGCGCCGCCGCCGACCGCGTACCTCTTCACCGGGCAGGGCAGCCAGCGGCCGCGTATGGGCGCCGAGCTGTACGAGCTGCGGCCGGTCTTCGCCAAGGCGCTCGACGAGGTGTGCGAGGCGTTCGAGCCGGTGCTGGCGCATCCGCTGAAGAGTCTGCTGTTCGCCGCCGAGGGCAGTCCGGAGGCGGCGCTGCTGGAGCGTACCGAGTACGCCCAGCCGGCGCTGTTCGCCATCGAGACCGCGCTGTTCCGGCTGCTGGAGCAGTCGCTTCCGGCGCCGGGCCAGGTGGCCGGGCACTCGATCGGCGGGCTCGCCGCCGTGCACGCGGCGGGGGCGCTGTCGCTGGAGGACGCCTGCACCCTGGTCGCCGCGCGGGGCAGGCTGATGCAGGCCATGCCCGGCGGCGGTGCGATGGTGGCGTGCGAGGCATCGGAGGAGGAGGTGCTCGACGTACTCGCCGGATACGCGGGCCGGGTGGAGGTGGCCGCGGTCAACGGTCCGCTGTCGACGGTCGTCTCGGGTGACGCGGACGCGGTGGCGGAGGTCGCCGACGGGTTCCGGGAGCGGGGCCGCCGGACGCACCGCCTCAGGGTGAGCCATGCCTTCCACTCCCACCACATGGACGGGGCGCTGGACGAGCTGCGCGCGGTGGTGGCGCGGCTGCGCTTCTCCGAGCCGCTGATTCCCGTCGTCTCCGACCTGACCGGGCGGCTCACCGGCCTCGACGAGCTGCGGCAACCGGACTACTGGGCGAGGCAGTTGCGGTCCCCGGTGCGGTTCGGTGACGCGGTGGTCACCCTGGCCGGGGGCGGGGCGACCGCGTTCGTCGAGGTGGGTCCCGACGCGGTGCTCACCCCGCTGGTGGCGGCCTCGCTGCCCGGGTCCGCGCCGCTGGTCGTGCCCGCGCAGGTGCGCGACCGCCGGGGCGAGGAGACGTTCGCGGTGGCGCTCTCGGCGCTGCACGCGGCGGGCGCCGAGGTGCGCTGGGAGAGCTGGTACGCGGAACAGGCGGCGCCCCCGGCCGAGTTGCCGGTCTATCCGTTCGAGCACACCCACCACTGGTGGCCGGCGCCGGCGGGCGAGGTACGGCGGGAACGCCCGGCGCCGGAGCCGGAGGCGACGCCGTCCCCGGAGGCTCCGGCCGGCGAGGGCTCGCTGCTGGATCTCGTACGGCTCCACGCGGCGCATGTGCTGGGGCACGATTCGCCGGAGTCGATCGCGGCCGAGGACAACTTCCTGGACATCGGCTTCTCGTCGTTCACCGCGCTGGAGGTCCGCAACCGGCTCTGCGAGGCGACCGGGCTGCTGCTGCCGCCCGTGCTGCTGTTCGACCACCCGACGCCGTCGGCCGTCGCCGGCTTCATCCGGGACGAGCTGGCCGCCGCATAG